A portion of the Bacillus thuringiensis genome contains these proteins:
- the aspS gene encoding aspartate--tRNA(Asn) ligase, which yields MDSIMKRSLTKECTNQSGKVVLLQGWVKKIRHLGNVSFLLLRDRTGVIQCVLENELAGYKVDVESVVHVIGEIVETSKTELGVEVLAHEVKVINGAEPLPFEINKKKLQVGLDQLLNERVLSLRHERTAAIFKVKSTLVQSFSEFLIENDFTRIFTPKIVSQGAEGGANVFKLPYFQKEAYLAQSPQFYKQMMVAGGLERVFEIAPVYRAEHHNSSRHLNEYISLDVELGFIHDFYEVMQLETDVLRYMFQQVAKKCEIELQLLQIEVPVITEIPKITLLEAQEILKSKYRKESPVGDVDTEGEKLLGKYVKETYNSEFVFITHYPKEARPMYTMQNKENPAITDSFDLLYKGLEITSGAQRIHNYEMLLASFKEKGLHPEKFQSYLNTFRYGCPPHGGFGIGLERIVYKLLELTNVREASAFPRDCTRLIP from the coding sequence ATGGATTCAATAATGAAGCGTTCACTCACAAAAGAATGTACAAATCAAAGTGGAAAGGTTGTATTACTTCAAGGATGGGTAAAAAAAATTCGGCATCTTGGAAATGTTAGTTTTTTATTATTACGGGACAGAACAGGAGTAATTCAATGTGTATTAGAAAATGAATTGGCTGGATATAAAGTTGATGTAGAAAGTGTTGTCCATGTAATCGGTGAGATAGTCGAGACGTCGAAAACAGAATTAGGTGTTGAAGTACTTGCTCATGAAGTGAAAGTAATAAACGGTGCAGAACCACTTCCATTTGAAATAAATAAAAAGAAGTTACAAGTTGGCTTAGATCAACTATTGAATGAGCGGGTACTCTCACTAAGACATGAGCGAACCGCAGCGATTTTTAAAGTGAAATCTACACTCGTTCAGAGCTTTAGTGAATTTCTTATAGAGAACGATTTCACACGTATATTTACGCCGAAAATTGTTTCGCAAGGGGCAGAAGGAGGAGCAAATGTTTTTAAGCTTCCATACTTCCAAAAAGAAGCTTATTTAGCACAATCACCACAGTTCTACAAACAAATGATGGTAGCGGGTGGGTTAGAACGAGTTTTTGAAATTGCACCTGTATATAGAGCAGAACATCATAACTCTTCCCGTCATTTGAATGAATATATATCGTTAGACGTAGAACTTGGTTTTATTCATGATTTTTATGAAGTGATGCAACTAGAAACTGATGTTTTACGATATATGTTTCAACAAGTAGCGAAAAAATGTGAAATAGAACTACAACTATTACAAATAGAAGTACCTGTTATTACTGAAATACCTAAAATTACATTGTTAGAAGCACAAGAAATTTTGAAAAGTAAGTATCGTAAAGAATCTCCTGTAGGGGATGTAGATACAGAAGGTGAAAAGTTACTAGGGAAATATGTAAAGGAAACATATAATAGTGAATTTGTTTTCATTACACATTATCCGAAAGAAGCGAGACCGATGTATACGATGCAAAATAAAGAGAATCCAGCTATTACTGATTCATTCGACTTATTATATAAAGGGTTAGAAATAACGTCAGGGGCACAGCGAATTCATAATTATGAAATGTTACTCGCTTCGTTTAAAGAAAAAGGATTACACCCAGAGAAATTTCAATCTTATTTAAATACATTCCGATACGGTTGTCCCCCGCATGGAGGTTTCGGGATTGGGCTAGAAAGGATTGTATATAAACTATTAGAATTAACAAATGTACGAGAGGCGAGTGCTTTTCCGAGAGATTGTACTCGTCTTATACCGTAA
- a CDS encoding sodium-dependent transporter yields MKQTEQWTSKLGFIMAAAGSAIGLGAIWKFPYIAGKSGGGAFFLIFILFTVLIGLPLLIAEFMIGRSTQKQAVGAFKSIAPNTGWHWIGRLGVGTCFILLSFYSVVGGWVLIYLFRGITGQLINPGQNYGALFTETIGNPTWAIIGHFAFMFITIWVVSKGVQNGIEKASKYMLPALFVLFVALIIRSLTLDDAMKGVKFFLQPDFSKITSESILFAMGQSFFAISIGISIMVTYSSYLNKKESLPKSAITIVGLNLFVSLFAGVAIFPAVFSLGMEPTEGPGLLFIVLPSVFSQIPFGGFFLTVFLALFTFATLTSAFSLLETVVSAFANGEQERRTKLSWMIGFGIFLVGIPSALSFGVWSDITIFGKNIFDAVDFLSSNILMPLGALFISIFVSFKMEKKVLEAEFFVGGNYGKKVFTCWAFLLRFVAPLAIIIVFLNVIGII; encoded by the coding sequence ATGAAACAGACGGAGCAATGGACTTCGAAATTAGGTTTTATAATGGCAGCAGCCGGATCAGCAATTGGACTTGGTGCGATATGGAAGTTTCCTTATATCGCTGGGAAGAGTGGGGGAGGAGCGTTCTTTTTAATCTTTATATTATTTACTGTTTTAATTGGACTACCGCTACTTATAGCTGAATTTATGATTGGACGCAGTACGCAGAAACAAGCAGTTGGAGCATTTAAAAGCATCGCACCAAATACAGGATGGCACTGGATCGGACGCCTTGGCGTTGGAACGTGTTTTATACTACTTTCGTTTTATAGTGTTGTAGGTGGATGGGTATTAATTTATTTATTCAGAGGAATAACTGGACAACTTATTAATCCAGGACAAAATTACGGTGCGTTATTTACTGAAACAATTGGAAATCCCACTTGGGCGATTATAGGGCATTTCGCTTTTATGTTTATTACGATTTGGGTTGTATCAAAAGGTGTACAAAACGGAATTGAAAAAGCAAGTAAATATATGTTGCCAGCATTGTTCGTTTTATTTGTCGCTCTTATTATTCGTTCGTTAACACTTGATGATGCAATGAAAGGTGTGAAGTTTTTCTTACAACCAGATTTCTCAAAGATTACTTCGGAAAGTATTTTGTTCGCAATGGGGCAATCATTCTTTGCGATTAGTATCGGGATTTCAATTATGGTTACCTATAGTTCCTATTTAAATAAAAAAGAAAGTTTACCAAAATCAGCAATAACAATTGTTGGATTGAATTTATTTGTTTCTTTATTTGCGGGTGTTGCTATTTTTCCGGCTGTATTTTCATTAGGAATGGAGCCAACAGAAGGACCTGGATTACTATTTATCGTATTACCATCTGTATTTAGTCAAATTCCATTCGGTGGATTTTTCTTAACAGTATTTCTTGCACTATTTACATTTGCGACATTAACATCGGCATTTTCTCTACTAGAGACAGTTGTTTCAGCGTTTGCAAATGGTGAACAAGAAAGAAGAACGAAATTATCATGGATGATCGGTTTCGGTATTTTCTTAGTAGGTATACCATCAGCATTATCATTTGGAGTATGGAGTGATATTACGATTTTCGGAAAGAATATTTTTGATGCGGTAGACTTTTTATCTAGTAATATATTAATGCCACTTGGAGCACTATTTATTAGTATTTTCGTTTCATTCAAAATGGAGAAGAAGGTACTAGAAGCAGAGTTTTTTGTAGGTGGTAATTATGGAAAGAAAGTATTTACTTGTTGGGCATTTTTACTTCGATTTGTAGCACCACTTGCAATAATTATCGTCTTCTTAAATGTAATAGGGATTATTTAA